A genomic stretch from bacterium includes:
- the polA gene encoding DNA polymerase I, producing MKDPAKRIYLIDGSGYMFRAYYAMIRQRLSNSKGMPTGAVLTFARMLLKVIREKAPEYIAVVFDTPAPTFRHEIYPAYKGNRDAPPEDMVVQIPYMQRVVEVLRIPALSREGAEADDIIGTLAEKAAAEDFEVILVTADKDFMQLVTERISMWDPMKDITLGPAEVEARWGVPPEKVVEVQALMGDSSDNVPGVPGIGEKTAISLIQEFGGLEAVLASAEKIKRPKQRQNIEENADLARLSLDLCTIRRDIPVDGNLENYRLQAADMEAARRLFVEELEIKNILSQLPGYEGAEKKTTEAEAAEAAGGLSGLLGAARERDYRLVRTQKELAALQKALGAADRISLDLETTSLNAMIAEIVGFNFSVSPGQAWYVPVGHTGIESGPQLPSEKVLEAVRPALTSPKKEKIGQNIKYDIEVLARAGLKVQEPVFDTMVASYLLHSDRQSHGLDHLADAFLGLQTIKYADLCGKGAKQIPFAEVPAETAALYGCQDADFTLRLADKMAPELEKVGLASLFRELEMPLLDVLREMEMTGIRLDGDFLGEMSKDLEARLDEMQKKIHDLAGEEFNINSTLQLRKILFEKLNLPVVKKTKTGPSTDLDTLERLAPQHPLPEEIVNFRQLSKLKSTYVDTLPALVHPQTGRIHAKFNQTVAATGRLSSSDPNLQNIPVRTELGRRIRRAFLPEEGWKLLSVDYSQIELRVLAHFTGDPGLVGAFERGEDIHATTASAVYGVSPADVTGEMRRVAKAVNFGIVYGQRAFGLAQTVGIGFDEARVFIETYFQRFAKVPAFVDEVIAEATERGYVSTILDRRRYIPDLKSQNRNIRSAAERTAVNSVIQGSAADIIKKAMVAIAARLRKEKRKARLLVQVHDELLFETPPKELKAVTQLVEEEMARAFPLRVPLAAKANVGDNWGEVD from the coding sequence GTGAAAGACCCCGCCAAACGCATCTATCTCATTGACGGCTCCGGCTACATGTTCCGGGCCTATTACGCCATGATCCGGCAGCGGCTCTCCAACTCCAAGGGGATGCCGACCGGAGCCGTTCTCACCTTCGCCCGCATGCTCCTCAAGGTGATTAGAGAGAAGGCCCCCGAGTACATTGCCGTCGTCTTCGACACCCCCGCCCCCACCTTCCGCCACGAGATATATCCCGCCTACAAGGGAAACCGCGACGCCCCGCCGGAGGACATGGTGGTGCAGATCCCCTATATGCAGCGTGTGGTCGAAGTGCTCCGCATCCCGGCGCTCTCGCGCGAGGGGGCCGAGGCGGACGACATCATCGGCACGCTGGCCGAAAAGGCGGCGGCGGAAGATTTCGAGGTCATCCTCGTCACGGCCGACAAGGATTTCATGCAGCTCGTGACCGAGCGGATCTCGATGTGGGACCCGATGAAGGACATCACCCTCGGGCCGGCTGAGGTGGAGGCGCGCTGGGGGGTGCCGCCGGAGAAGGTGGTCGAGGTGCAGGCGCTGATGGGGGATTCCTCCGACAACGTGCCCGGCGTCCCCGGCATCGGGGAGAAGACCGCCATCTCCCTCATCCAGGAGTTCGGGGGGCTCGAAGCCGTTCTCGCCTCGGCGGAAAAGATCAAGCGCCCCAAGCAGCGGCAGAATATCGAGGAGAACGCCGACCTCGCCCGCCTCTCGCTCGATCTGTGCACGATAAGACGCGACATCCCGGTGGATGGGAATCTGGAGAACTACCGGCTCCAGGCAGCGGACATGGAGGCCGCCCGCCGGCTCTTTGTGGAGGAGCTGGAGATCAAGAATATCCTGTCCCAGCTTCCGGGGTATGAGGGAGCGGAAAAAAAGACTACCGAAGCGGAAGCGGCCGAAGCGGCGGGCGGGCTCTCCGGCCTGCTCGGCGCGGCGCGCGAGCGCGACTACCGGCTGGTGCGCACCCAGAAAGAGCTGGCCGCCCTGCAAAAGGCGCTCGGCGCGGCGGATCGCATCAGCCTCGATCTGGAAACCACCTCCCTCAACGCCATGATCGCCGAGATCGTGGGCTTCAACTTCAGCGTTTCCCCCGGACAGGCCTGGTATGTCCCCGTCGGGCATACGGGGATCGAATCCGGTCCGCAGCTTCCGTCGGAAAAAGTGCTGGAGGCGGTCCGCCCCGCGCTTACATCGCCGAAGAAAGAGAAGATCGGCCAGAACATCAAGTACGACATCGAGGTTCTGGCCCGGGCCGGACTCAAGGTGCAGGAGCCGGTGTTCGACACCATGGTGGCTTCCTACCTCCTCCATTCCGATCGGCAGAGCCACGGGCTGGACCATCTGGCCGACGCTTTTCTGGGCCTTCAGACCATCAAGTATGCCGATTTGTGCGGGAAAGGGGCCAAGCAGATTCCCTTCGCCGAGGTGCCCGCCGAGACCGCCGCGCTCTACGGGTGCCAGGACGCCGACTTCACCCTGCGCCTGGCCGACAAGATGGCGCCGGAGCTGGAGAAGGTGGGCCTCGCCTCGCTCTTCCGCGAGCTGGAGATGCCCCTTCTGGATGTCCTGCGCGAGATGGAGATGACGGGGATCCGGCTCGACGGAGATTTTCTCGGTGAAATGAGCAAGGACCTCGAGGCGCGTCTCGATGAAATGCAGAAGAAAATCCACGATCTGGCCGGGGAGGAGTTCAACATCAACTCAACGCTCCAACTCCGGAAGATTCTTTTCGAGAAGCTGAACCTTCCCGTCGTCAAAAAGACGAAAACAGGGCCCTCCACCGACCTCGACACCCTCGAGCGGCTCGCGCCCCAGCATCCGCTTCCCGAGGAGATTGTGAATTTCCGCCAGCTCTCCAAGCTCAAAAGCACCTATGTGGACACCCTTCCCGCCCTCGTCCATCCGCAAACCGGGCGCATCCACGCCAAATTCAACCAGACTGTGGCCGCGACCGGCCGCCTGAGCAGCTCCGACCCCAACCTGCAGAACATCCCCGTCCGCACGGAGCTTGGCCGCCGGATTCGGCGGGCGTTCCTGCCGGAGGAGGGCTGGAAGCTGCTTTCGGTGGATTACAGCCAGATCGAGCTTCGTGTGCTCGCCCATTTCACCGGAGACCCCGGTCTCGTCGGCGCCTTCGAGCGGGGCGAGGACATCCATGCGACCACGGCTTCGGCGGTCTACGGGGTTTCGCCCGCTGACGTCACAGGGGAGATGCGCCGGGTGGCGAAGGCGGTCAACTTCGGGATCGTCTACGGCCAAAGGGCGTTCGGCCTGGCGCAGACCGTGGGCATCGGCTTCGATGAGGCGCGCGTCTTCATCGAGACCTACTTTCAGCGCTTTGCGAAAGTTCCCGCCTTCGTGGATGAGGTCATCGCCGAGGCCACCGAGCGGGGCTACGTTTCGACCATTCTTGATCGCCGCCGGTATATCCCGGACCTGAAGAGCCAAAACCGCAACATCCGGAGCGCGGCCGAGCGGACCGCCGTGAATTCCGTCATTCAGGGAAGTGCGGCGGATATTATCAAGAAGGCGATGGTGGCGATCGCAGCGCGCCTGCGGAAGGAAAAGCGCAAGGCGCGCCTGCTCGTCCAGGTGCACGATGAGCTTCTCTTTGAAACTCCGCCGAAGGAGCTGAAGGCGGTTACGCAACTGGTAGAGGAAGAGATGGCCCGGGCCTTCCCCCTGCGGGTTCCGCTCGCCGCGAAAGCGAACGTCGGGGACAACTGGGGCGAAGTGGACTGA